The region GGAGAGAGAAGATTTGTTCTGCGGAGGGGGTGAGCGAGGGAAAAACGGTTCGGGGTGAGGCGAGCGAGGGTGGCTGCCCATATCCGCCAGTTTTCGGCGGATGAGCGGAGCCTGAGTTTTGAGGAATATTCCCAGAATCTAGTTGCCCATATCCTCTCTCGCCAGCGAACCAAATGCATGGTATCCCAAAAAAACTGGCTATCCCTGTCCTTCGGATGGCTATCCCGTGAACCAAACACATCCTATATCTAATTCTCCCAACGTTTCGATCTCTCATTCACATGCGATGGCCTTGTCCGCCATGCGTACAAGGAAGAGGAAAGAAGACCTCGACCTCAAGGTGGAACTCTCTCTCGACCTTTGCATGCACCATTCCTCGCAGCCCACCGAGCAAAATTTCACCACAGTTTGTAGATGATAACCCCTCTAGCTAAAGAGCGAAGATTCTCTCATCACTCATCACTCATCACTCACCACCATCCAAAGCAGGAGGCCCCAGAAAAATTCATCACAGTTAATTGTGGCTCTGTATGGCAGTGAGCCACGACACGGTGCTACCACCATGTGAGCCTGGTGCTTTTGTCTCCGGGTAGACACAGTGCAACAGTGCACACCACGGCCCGAACAGAACCCTATGAAGCTGTAGGTGTATCGCAGATGCCTTTGACTGTTCATGATGATCATGCGCTGATTCCACACGAATATGAGCTGCTAGGATAGTCATATGCTGTCTCAAATATTATCAGTGCACTTTGCTACACGATTAGTTTTTGACCAACTAACTTTTCACAAACCGGCTTAGTAATTTTCGCCATGTAGGTGGGTGTCGGGACCTCTATCTATATAAGCGTTAGCTAGCAGACTCCTCGGTAGAAAACAAATACGCTACGCTTAGTACCACCAGCCGCACAAACGGCCGGAGGAGGCAGCTAATGAGCTCCATGGCCGCGGAAATGGCTGCCGTCGAGGAGGAGGCGTGCATCTACGCCATGCAGCTGTCCTCCACGGCTCTCCTGCCGCTGACGCTCAAGAACGCCATCGAGCTGGGCATGCTCGAGGTCCTGATGGGCGCCGGCGGCAAGATGCTGTCACCGTCTGAGGTGGCCGCGCGGCTGCCGACGCCGACGACCAACCCGGACGCGCCGGCCATGGTCGACCGCATGCTGCACCTGCTGGCATCCTACAAGGTGGTGTCGTGCGAGGTGGAGGAAGGCACGCACGCGCGGCGGTACGGTCCCACGCCCGTGTGCAAGTGGTTCACGCCCGACCACGACGCCATCTCCATTGCCCCTCTGCTCCTTCTCACCAATGACATGGTCCCTATGGAGAGCCTGTAAGTATATACTCCCTTCATTTCTATTTAATTCGCATATAGCTTTATCTCGAGTCAAACACTCTACTCCCTCTGTTaggaaatataaaagcgtttagatcactactcacGCTCTTATATTTCCTTACGGACGGAGTAAGTTTTACTAAATTCATAAAAAAAAGTCTACAATACCAGTCAATATCATTAGAATTGTTGTTCATATATTTTCATaccatatatatttatattttaaATGTTTAGATTGTTTTCGGTTAACTTGGTCAAACATTATAAAGTTTGACTTAGGTTAAAACTAATATGCCGAGTACAAAAACATAGGGAGTAATAGCACTCATTCCCTCCTGAAACATAAGTTGTTTTTATAGGGTAACTAGCCTTAAAATTTATATTGGGACGAAGGTTGTATGCATTTATGTATTCCTAAAGGGCCTGAACCTCTTTTTTTTTAAACGGCTTATATATCTAAAAAAAACTGTAGTATTCCTAAAATACTTAGAAAATACTTTGCAATCAAATAGGGCCTGAACCTCTTTTTTTTAACAGAAAAGGCGAAAGAAACGAGTCGGCCGCTAGATATTCGACAAACTCATCTGGCTATCAAGCTGCCGCTCGATCCCCTGTCCTGCGTGTTCCTTAATGCGAATGAGATAACTAGGCTGGATACGTTGATCATAGAAAGGATCCGAAGCAATCCATGGCTATCCATTAGAGAGCAGCCAAGGTCTGGAGAGGCGATCTCATCTCTCTTAACGAGTACTACTACTAATCACGGCTAGCAATTGCTAGCTACTAGCTACGAATAGATGCACGATCAACAGCTAGCTAGTAAATTTTACAACATTACATGGTGTAACCAAACAGGTCCTCTGAATTGTGAATACTTCAAAAAAGGTTGTTATATCAAAACCGTGGTATTTTTGTACATGCATGCTAAATTACTGTACTTTTTGATACTTTGGTTTTTTTAGTACTTTGCTATCAAACAGAGCcaagttgtttttgtagggtaacTAGCCTTAAAAAGGGCTTACATATTGGGACGAAGGTTGTATGTATTTATGTATTTCTACAAACATTAGTTAGTATTAATATAAGCTGAAGCTCGAATTTGTTAAACGATAAATAATTTGCAGGTATCATTTGAAGGACGCGGTCCTTGATGGTGGCCTCCCATTCCACAAGGCACATGGGATGACAATGTACGAGTACACCAAAACGGACACGCGCTTGAACCGTGTCTTGAACGAGGCCATGAAGGGCTACAGCACCATCATCACCGGAAAGCTTGTCAACTTGTACACGGGCTTCCATGACATCGCCACCCTTGTAGACGTGGGCGGCGGCGTTGGCGCCACCATATGCGCCGTCACCTCCAAGTACCCGCACATCAAGGGAATCAACTTCGACCTGCCCCACGTCATCACCGAGGCGTTGCAATCCCCCAGCGTGCAGCACGTTGCTGGCGACATGTTCAAGAACGTGCCCAGCGGCGACGCCATCGTCCTAAAGTGGATCCTCCACAACTGGCCGGACGAGCACTGCACAACTCTACTAAAGAACTGCTACGGTGCACTTCCCGCGCACGGCAGGGTTGTCATCGTAGAAGGCATCCTGCCGGTCAAACCGGAGGCGACGTCCAGGGGGCAGCAGGCGTCCCTCACCGACATGATCATGCTCACGCACACGGCAGGCGGCAAGGAGAGGAACCAGAGGGAGTTCGAGGAGCTTGCCAAGTCCGCAGGGTTCACCGGTGTCAAGACCGCCTACATCCACAGTAACACCTGGGTCATTGAATTCACCAAATAGATGCATCTCATATCTCTTCGCGTTGGTTGTTGCTCCCCAAATCTGCATAATGCGTACCACCTTTCCTTGACCCCGAATAGCCTATAATAAACTGATTTGCTAAATCTCGGTCCACTGAAATCTAGTTAAGTCTCGCTTGACTTCATAGCCATTCGATTTTGATGCATTAAGACTTGTGCAAGGCTATTAAAATTGTGTTTATGTCTAGTATCATATACGTACGAGTAACTCCGTGGCTCGTATTACCCTGATAGTAACATTCTTATCCCGGCCCTTAGAAGGGTTATCCATACACGTGGCAGAGCATTGTTTCTGGAATCCAAACTTTTAAAAGGGGGTTTATTTGGAGAATTAGGACTGGATCAAAGATTAAGATCTAGAATGACCCTTGGATCCTATCAAGTGCTTTACCGAAAGTTATAACTCCATGAGGGAAGACTCGGTTATTCAAAGTAGAAGGTTTAATTGACCCGCACTCAGGAGAGTGGGATGAAGATCAGCTGCAATCAGATtttaacctggtagatgttgacagGATACTCAGAATTCCTCTCAACGTGGTGGCTGTGCAGAATTTCGTGGCATAGCATTACACAACGTCAGGACGTTCCAGTCAACATATCATACAAACTTTAGCCACCAATAAGGTCCTAGCTGATGGTCAAGGTGGTGTCCAAGAAAATGGTATCTGGAAGGACAATTGGAGGCTCCGAGTTCCTTTCAAGATTAAACACTTCACGTGGAAAGTTCTAAGGGGTATTTTTCTCCCCTGCTTTGGAGTTCTTGTGAGGAGGCACATCCCTCTCAAGTGCCCGTTCTGCAAGGTGGGTTTTGAAGATATCGAGCATTGTTTGTTTACATGTTGTTGTGCAGTGGTTGTTTGGACTGAATTGGGACTAAATGAAGTGATCAACAAAGTAGTGATGGAGGACCGATCGAGATCAGGTACTATGGAGATCCTAGAAAGAAACCAATCGCATGTTGGGGATGTACCAGTGGCGGAGCTGATTGTAGTGGCTTCTTGGTTCATATGGTGGCAGCGTCGCTAGTTTGTGAAGTCGGAAAATATCCAAACCTCATACCAAATAGCTATCTCCATTAAGGTATTAACAACAAACTTTGTAagagcatcaacctgaaacaaccaGCCCGGAACAAAGATCATATGTGTAAGAGACCAAATAAAGGAAGAGTTAAGATCAATGTGGATGCTTCTGAAAGCGCGGGTTATCTCCAGAGGGGGGCGAATGGGAGATTTTCAGAAATTCGTCAAACTCTGAAGAATTTGGCGAAGACCACGGTGAAGAGATAACATAAAGGAAACTAAGTCATCACAGAATCAGTGTACATGCAATCAGGATATGTAAGAGTGAAGAACATGCAATCAGACAATCATACGAGCATGAAGAATATGAATCGAGGAAATAAAGATAGAGTGATGAAATTCTTCGGTTCAAATTCGTCAGAGCCTAGATCATAGATTTTTCAGTGGCGGAATAAAGTAAAGAGGACTGGGGAATTTGAAACCAGTTTGGCTCGGTGAAGACACattaatttggtagaccagttccagttgctgcatCAACTGTTCTTCTTGTTGAGGCTGCTGAGTCGCAACtcagaggacacacagtcctcaccgtattcttcttGGGCTAAGGCCTGCAGACCTCGCTCAACCACTCGTGGTAAGTTTTTAAGGTAGACTCCCAAaactgtggcaccctggctcaagagaccggaacaccccgtattccaaCACAGAAATCAAGTCATCTGAAATACAACACTGCTTGGCACAGaataaatcagctcttattacaaatgaTACGGATACAAGGGTTCCTATATAACAGTGAATTACATCATCATGGCGACACTACGGCTGCTAAGGTAgttctatgctagcagcagaacaactcgtagcCGCGGGATATCTTCTAGCGACGAAACAACAACAACAGCGAtggactccactccgcagggactctggctcggACGCGATCCTATCTCGCAAACTCGGGATCCTCGACAAGCGAACAAACATGACACGACCTGCAATCCGGCATGACACGCCACGTAAGtagtttgaatgtactcgcaagctcacaacaaccaaagcaataaatacaaacaacagcatggcatttACAGGTTATTTAGCAATGATGATCATGATACTTCGAGAACAAGTTGAGCATGGCATGCATATATGATTCATGATACAAACACGATGATACTAGCACTAACATGCAAGGGGTCGATGTTTAAGGTCTTGTGGACCGACTTACTCTACTATGTGGTTATCCCATAACCACCATAAATATCCACATTACTTACCATCATGAACGCATTATCATTATCAAGAATACCATCATGATCACATTATCATTATCAAGGATACCATCGTGATCATCACAAGATCACATTATCATCATCAAGAATACCCTCGTGATCATCTCGTGaccacataaagatcaaccaacttatGTTCTCATCGAACTAGGGTTGCTTATTAGtcagattattattattgttaaccCATAGTCTGACctactacgaactgggcccatatccgttGGCGTGGcaatcgatagattatacactctacagaggttaatACACtgcacccacaccacagaaccatgGCCTCGTGCTCCCATTCAGATGGCATTCTGACAAAACCAATCTattgcatgacactctcccggccactccgacaaactcccttttgggctaagtcatgggtggccccgatgccactctggacatccaacggccaccgttgtggcaaaacaaaacggtcccaaacggggacaatggTACCAAACAACTACGGGCACGCAAGTCTTATGGCCGCCTACCTGATAAGGGTAGTGCGcacacataaccttccctagttggaagcACCAACGAGAGGCATAACAATGGATCAAATTAGGGCATTCCCACAAAGGCACATGTTGCTGCACTGGTCAGctcaattcagtggcaccatgGCTCAGCCAACAGATGTTCAACTTCCATCaaagtccggttaaacttgaatgatgCCGAGTCATAATAAAATATCATGATGCAATAATGATGCTTATGAACATGGTATCAACACGAGCATGGATGGGTGACATGATCATTTAGCACGTAAATCTTCGCATGAACAACAATAAAGCATTTTCTAGATGCAAATGAGCATGGCATAACGATGATAATAAACAACACAAGTAACACATCATATGAACAGAGCATGATCACTAGCATTGGAAATAAATACCATAATAGAATATGATAATAACATTAGCATGTAATCATATAACCAACAGATGTAAAATCAC is a window of Triticum dicoccoides isolate Atlit2015 ecotype Zavitan chromosome 2B, WEW_v2.0, whole genome shotgun sequence DNA encoding:
- the LOC119361971 gene encoding tricetin 3',4',5'-O-trimethyltransferase-like yields the protein MSSMAAEMAAVEEEACIYAMQLSSTALLPLTLKNAIELGMLEVLMGAGGKMLSPSEVAARLPTPTTNPDAPAMVDRMLHLLASYKVVSCEVEEGTHARRYGPTPVCKWFTPDHDAISIAPLLLLTNDMVPMESLYHLKDAVLDGGLPFHKAHGMTMYEYTKTDTRLNRVLNEAMKGYSTIITGKLVNLYTGFHDIATLVDVGGGVGATICAVTSKYPHIKGINFDLPHVITEALQSPSVQHVAGDMFKNVPSGDAIVLKWILHNWPDEHCTTLLKNCYGALPAHGRVVIVEGILPVKPEATSRGQQASLTDMIMLTHTAGGKERNQREFEELAKSAGFTGVKTAYIHSNTWVIEFTK